In Trifolium pratense cultivar HEN17-A07 linkage group LG7, ARS_RC_1.1, whole genome shotgun sequence, a genomic segment contains:
- the LOC123894514 gene encoding ABSCISIC ACID-INSENSITIVE 5-like protein 2, with the protein MGMQTVGSQGGGDGSGKRSQLHSLVRENSMYSLTLDEVQNQLGDLGKPLSSMNLDELLKNVWTVEVNQSTNTDNEGTTQGSQASLQRQASLSLKAALSMKTVDEVWRDIQQTKDNEEKKSRERQPTLGEMTLEDFLVKAGIVAEASSDKTNTDTTAGIDSNVAVSQFPPQGQWIQYPQPQYQHLQQSSMGIYMPSQGIAQPLHLGADASMEIPFTDSHMALAAPLMGTVLDTQISGRKRSTPEDMVEKTVERRQKRMIKNRESAARSRARKQAYTNELEIKVSRLEEENEMLRKRKELENMLPVVPITEPKYQLRRIASSPF; encoded by the exons ATGGGGATGCAAACAGTGGGGTCTCAAGGTGGGGGGGATGGTAGTGGAAAACGGTCACAACTCCACTCTCTTGTGCGGGAAAATTCGATGTACAGTCTCACACTTGATGAAGTTCAAAATCAATTAGGTGACTTAGGGAAGCCACTAAGTAGTATGAACTTAGACGAGCTTCTTAAAAATGTATGGACTGTTGAGGTGAACCAGTCCACGAATACGGATAATGAAGGGACAACACAAGGTAGTCAAGCTTCTCTACAACGTCAAGCTAGTCTGTCGTTAAAAGCTGCGTTAAGCATGAAGACTGTGGATGAGGTTTGGAGAGATATCCAACAAACAAAAGACAATGAAGAAAAGAAGTCACGCGAGAGACAACCTACTTTAGGAGAGATGACATTGGAGGATTTCTTGGTGAAAGCAGGTATTGTTGCAGAAGCATCTTCTGATAAAACCAATACCGATACTACAGCTGGGATTGATTCAAATGTAGCAGTATCACAGTTTCCTCCGCAAGGTCAGTGGATACAGTATCCGCAACCACAATATCAGCATCTACAACAAAGTTCAATGGGGATTTATATGCCTAGCCAGGGTATCGCACAACCGTTACACTTGGGGGCTGATGCCTCAATGGAGATTCCGTTCACAGATAGTCATATGGCACTGGCTGCACCTCTTATGGGAACAGTGTTGGATACGCAGATATCCGGAAGAAAAAGGAGCACTCCAGAGGATATGGTGGAGAAGACTGTTGAGAGAAGGCAGAAAAGGATGATCAAGAATCGGGAATCTGCTGCCCGTTCTAGAGCAAGGAAACag GCTTACACAAATGAATTGGAGATTAAAGTTTCGCGCCTGGAAGAGGAAAATGAAATGCTGAGGAAACGAAAG GAGCTAGAGAATATGTTGCCGGTTGTACCAATCACCGAACCTAAATATCAGCTACGTCGAATCGCATCTTCTCCATTCTGA
- the LOC123894515 gene encoding uncharacterized protein LOC123894515, with translation MEMAIVESIGKIPLQDPPEEEFSAADLTWTKFGNAEHYDEVALIPYDRVDAFIIGECSNVLYPTRFHIERGRKRTIGTLKEYKDDEYLEYRQYWCSFGPENHGPDGEILPSRRYRLNTRNRAARPQSMRGCTCHFVVKRLYARPSLALIVYNENERRHVNTSGYICHGPLDRDAIGPGANKVPYIGPETQQQTMAMIYLGIPEENILEKHIEGIERYCGSNAKVNNLASQHVHKLGMIIKRSSHELDLDDQASIRMWVERNRKSVFFHQDTSESDPFILGIQTEWQLQQMVRFGHRSVIAADSSFGVKRLKYPLFTLLVFDSRQHALPVAWIITRSFAKPDVTKWLKALIDRARSVEPGWKVSGFLIDDAAADVDLLRDIFGCPVLFSLWRIRRSWLRNIVRKCNNIEVQREVFKRLGEIVYSIWGGTNTSHALEQFMLDFVDQTDFLEYFRVSWVPKIEMWLSTMRNFPLASQEASGALEAYHVKLKAKLFDDSHLGALQRVDWLVHKLTTELHSSYLLDRFADESDSFQNVKEGYIASTSWHRALQIPDSAVTLDDKDRLFAKVVSQKDSSSTHIVWNPGSEFSFCDCSWSLQGNLCKHVIKVNMICENLQGCQPSMSFRSFEEVLMDLWRKPVDDSIALDVSLAWTHQMLDQIQKLVELNNCTDIGTVVNNMPLKWVSKKGRTYIGKRSSISATPSGNPNTKGVVLHKKNRKRKRLSRLR, from the exons ATGGAGATGGCTATAGTTGAATCAATAGGGAAGATTCCTTTGCAAGACCCACCTGAGGAAGAGTTTTCTGCTGCTGACTTGACTTGGACCAAGTTTGGGAATGCTGAGCATTATGATGAGGTTGCCCTTATTCCTTATGATAGAGTTGATGCTTTTATAATTGGCGAGTGCTCGAATGTGTTGTACCCAACGCGGTTTCATATCGAGAGAGGAAGGAAACGAACTATTGGCACCTTGAAGGAGTACAAGGATGATGAATATCTTGAGTACAGGCA GTACTGGTGCTCATTTGGCCCAGAAAATCATGGGCCGGATGGTGAGATACTACCTAGTCGGAGATATCGACTTAATACCCGAAATCGTGCTGCTAGACCTCAATCAATGCGGGGTTGTACCTGTCATTTTGTTGTGAAACGTCTCTATGCTCGTCCTTCACTTGCGCTTATTGTATACAACGAGAATGAGAGGCGTCATGTTAACACATCTGGTTATATCtgccatggaccacttgatagAGATGCTATTGGCCCGGGTGCCAACAAAGTTCCATATATAGGCCCTGAAACTCAGCAGCAAACAATGGCCATGATATATCTCGGCATTCCAGAAGAGAATATCTTGGAGAAACACATAGAAGGAATCGAGCGATATTGTGGTTCAAATGCAAAAGTCAATAACCTGGCTTCTCAGCATGTTCACAAGCTAGGCATGATTATCAAAAGGTCTAGTCATGAGCTGGATCTGGATGATCAAGCTAGCATCCGCATGTGGGTCGAACGCAATAGAAAATCTGTGTTTTTCCATCAGGATACTTCAGAGTCAGACCCTTTTATCTTAGGGATCCAAACAGAATGGCAGCTACAGCAAATGGTTCGTTTTGGTCATCGTAGTGTTATTGCAGCAGACTCATCCTTTGGTGTAAAGAGACTTAaa TATCCATTGTTCACCCTGCTTGTTTTTGATTCAAGACAACATGCACTTCCTGTCGCATGGATCATTACACGTAGCTTTGCAAAGCCTGATGTGACTAAGTGGCTGAAAGCTTTAATTGATCGAGCTCGTAGTGTTGAGCCTGGATGGAAAGTCAGTGGGTTTTTAATTGACGATGCTGCAGCTGATGTTGATCTTTTGAG AGATATATTTGGTTGTCCTGTCCTATTTTCACTATGGCGTATTCGTAGATCATGGCTAAGGAATATTGTTAGGAAATGCAATAATATCGAGGTTCAGCGGGAGGTTTTTAAGCGTCTTGGGGAAATAGTGTACAGCATTTGGGGAGGCACAAATACATCACATGCCTTGGAACAATTTATGCTGGATTTTGTTGACCAAACTGATTTCTTGGAATATTTCAGAGTCTCCTGGGTGCCCAAGATTG AAATGTGGCTTTCGACAATGAGAAATTTTCCACTGGCAAGCCAGGAAGCCTCTGGAGCATTAGAAGCCTACCATGTTAAACTGAAAGCCAAACTTTTTGATGATTCACATCTCGGAGCGCTGCAAAGAGTAGATTGGTTAGTCCACAAGTTAACAACCGAGTTGCATTCAAGCTACTTGCTTGATCGTTTCGCTGATGAAAGTGATTCTTTCCAGAATGTGAAAGAGGGATATATTGCTTCTACGTCATGGCATCGAGCACTTCAAATTCCTGACTCTGCTGTCACCTTGGATGATAAAGACCGCCTCTTTGCCAAAGTTGTGAGCCAGAAAGATAGCAGCTCAACACATATAGTTTGGAATCCGGGATCGGAATTTTCATTCTGTGATTGTTCTTGGTCACTGCAAGGTAACCTTTGCAAGCATGTCATTAAAGTAAACATGATTTGTGAAAATCTTCAAGGTTGTCAACCGTCAATGAGTTTTCGGTCATTTGAAGAGGTTTTGATGGATCTATGGAGAAAACCAGTGGATGATTCGATTGCGTTGGACGTGTCATTGGCTTGGACCCACCAAATGCTAGATCAAATCCAAAAACTTGTTGAACTGAATAACTGTACTGATATTGGTACTGTAGTTAACAACATGCCTCTGAAATGGGTTTCAAAGAAAGGCAGAACCTACATTGGCAAAAGATCTTCAATTTCTGCTACTCCTTCTGGTAACCCTAACACAAAGGGTGTTGTTTTGCATAAGAAGAATCGGAAGCGGAAAAGATTATCACGACTAAGATGA